A single window of Nomascus leucogenys isolate Asia chromosome 18, Asia_NLE_v1, whole genome shotgun sequence DNA harbors:
- the ZNF174 gene encoding zinc finger protein 174 isoform X1 encodes MAAKMEITLSSNTEASSKQERHIIAKLEEKRGPTLQKNCPDPELCRQSFRRFCYQEVSGPQEALSQLRQLCRQWLQPELHTKEQILELLVMEQFLTILPPEIQARVRHRCPMSSKEIVTLVEDFHRASKKPKQWVAVCMQGQKVLLEKTGSQLGEQELPDFQLQTPRRDLRESSPAEPSQAGAYDRLSPHHWEKSPLLQEPTPKLAGTEAPRMRSDNKENPQQEGAKGAKPCAVSAGRSKGNGLQNPEPRGANMSEPRLSRRQVSPPNAQKPFAHYQRHCRVEYISSPLKSHPLRELKKSKGGKRSLSNRLQHLGHQPTRSAKKPYKCDDCGKSFTWNSELKRHKRVHTGERPYTCGECGNCFGRQSTLKLHQRIHTGEKPYQCGQCGKSFRQSSNLHQHHRLHHGD; translated from the exons ATGGCAGCTAAAATGGAGATAACTTTAAGCTCCAACACTGAAGCTTCCTCCAAGCAAGAGAGACACATAATAGCCAAACTAGAAGAGAAACGGGGGCCTACTCTGCAAAAAAACTGCCCAGATCCTGAGCTCTGCCGCCAGAGCTTCAGACGCTTTTGTTATCAAGAGGTGTCTGGACCCCAAGAGGCGCTCTCCCAGCTCCGACAGCTCTGCCGTCAGTGGCTGCAACCCGAGCTGCACACCAAGGAGCAGATTTTGGAGCTTCTGGTGATGGAGCAGTTCCTGACCATCCTGCCCCCGGAGATCCAGGCTCGGGTCAGGCATCGATGTCCAATGAGCAGCAAGGAGATTGTGACCCTCGTGGAAGATTTTCACAGAGCATCCAAGAAACCAAAGCAGTGG GTGGCCGTTTGTATGCAGGGGCAAAAGGTGCTCTTGGAGAAAACTGGATCTCAGCTTGGAGAACAGGAACTGCCAGACTTTCAACTGCAGACTCCTAGGAGAGATCTCAGGGAGAGCTCTCCAGCAGAGCCTTCCCAGGCGGGAGCTTATGACCGGCTGAGCCCCCATCATTGGGAGAAATCCCCACTCCTCCAAGAACCAACCCCCAAATTGGCTGGGACAG AGGCCCCCAGAATGAGAAGTGACAACAAGGAAAATCCACAACAGGAAGGGGCTAAAGGAGCAAAGCCATGTGCAGTGTCAGCTGGCAGATCCAAAGGGAATGGTCTGCAGAATCCTGAACCGAGAGGGGCAAATATGAGTGAACCTCGGTTGTCACGGAGGCAGGTCAGCCCCCCAAATGCTCAAAAGCCATTTGCTCACTACCAGAGACATTGCAGGGTGGAATACATCAGCAGCCCCCTAAAAAGCCACCCACTGAGAGAGCTGAAGAAAAGCAAAGGAGGTAAACGGAGTCTGAGCAACCGTTTGCAACATCTTGGTCACCAGCCCACCCGCTCAGCaaagaaaccctacaaatgtgatgACTGTGGGAAAAGCTTCACGTGGAATTCAGAGCTGAAGAGACACAAGAGAGTCCACACAGGAGAGAGACCCTACACATGCGGAGAGTGTGGAAACTGCTTTGGGCGGCAGTCAACCCTGAAGCTGCACCAGAGGatccacactggagagaagccatACCAGTGTGGCCAGTGTGGGAAAAGCTTTCGCCAGAGCTCAAACCTGCACCAGCATCACAGGCTTCACCATGGGGACTGA
- the ZNF174 gene encoding zinc finger protein 174 isoform X2, with amino-acid sequence MAAKMEITLSSNTEASSKQERHIIAKLEEKRGPTLQKNCPDPELCRQSFRRFCYQEVSGPQEALSQLRQLCRQWLQPELHTKEQILELLVMEQFLTILPPEIQARVRHRCPMSSKEIVTLVEDFHRASKKPKQWVAVCMQGQKVLLEKTGSQLGEQELPDFQLQTPRRDLRESSPAEPSQAGAYDRLSPHHWEKSPLLQEPTPKLAGTELLIEKTDPNMATDELPCKLWLSFIA; translated from the exons ATGGCAGCTAAAATGGAGATAACTTTAAGCTCCAACACTGAAGCTTCCTCCAAGCAAGAGAGACACATAATAGCCAAACTAGAAGAGAAACGGGGGCCTACTCTGCAAAAAAACTGCCCAGATCCTGAGCTCTGCCGCCAGAGCTTCAGACGCTTTTGTTATCAAGAGGTGTCTGGACCCCAAGAGGCGCTCTCCCAGCTCCGACAGCTCTGCCGTCAGTGGCTGCAACCCGAGCTGCACACCAAGGAGCAGATTTTGGAGCTTCTGGTGATGGAGCAGTTCCTGACCATCCTGCCCCCGGAGATCCAGGCTCGGGTCAGGCATCGATGTCCAATGAGCAGCAAGGAGATTGTGACCCTCGTGGAAGATTTTCACAGAGCATCCAAGAAACCAAAGCAGTGG GTGGCCGTTTGTATGCAGGGGCAAAAGGTGCTCTTGGAGAAAACTGGATCTCAGCTTGGAGAACAGGAACTGCCAGACTTTCAACTGCAGACTCCTAGGAGAGATCTCAGGGAGAGCTCTCCAGCAGAGCCTTCCCAGGCGGGAGCTTATGACCGGCTGAGCCCCCATCATTGGGAGAAATCCCCACTCCTCCAAGAACCAACCCCCAAATTGGCTGGGACAG AACTTCTTATAGAAAAGACAGATCCAAATATGGCCACAGATGAACTTCCATGCAAGCTATGGCTGAGTTTCATTGCTTAA